TCATCGCCACGCACCTGCCGGCGGCGACGGCCGGCGCGAGAACGCAGTCCGCCGCCGATACGGCATCCGCCGCCGATACGGCATCCGCCACCGACGCGGCGGGCGGCGCCCTCAAGGAGGGCAGACCCTAACCCAGCTGTACCGGCAGATCGGCCGCGTGGACGACGATCAGGCCCGACACGGCACGGGTCAGCGCCACGTACAGACGGCGCAGACCCGTCCGCTCGTCGGGCTCACCGGCCACGACCGCGGACGGCTCGTCGAGCACCACGTAGTCGTACTCCAGGCCCTTCGCGAGGGACGCGGGCACGAGCGTGAGCCGGGTGTCGGGCGTCGTCTCCTGGCCGGGGTCGAGATACGGCATCCCGGCGGCCGTCAGCGCGTCGGCCAGGGCGGGCACGCGGGCGTCCGCGGCGATGAGCCCGACGGACCCCTCCTGCCGCAGGGACTCCGCACACGCGTCGAGACAGCCGGCGTCGAGGGCCTCCGCGGCGTCGTCCGCGGTGTCGTCCGTGGTGCTCGCCACCCGGCGCACCGCGAGCGAACCCGGCGACTCGCGCACCGAGTCGACCGCCGTGAGGCCGGGCGCGATGTCCGGCAGCAGCCGCGACGCGTACGCGATGACCTCGCGCGGTACGCGGAAACCGGCCGTCAGCTCCTCCACCACGGCACTCTCCTTGCCGAGGTGCGCCAGCGCCTCGTCCCAACTCCGCGTCGCCCACGGGGTCGTGCCCTGCGCGAGGTCCCCCAGCACGGTCGCCGAGCCGGTCGTGCAGCGGCGGCCCACCGCGCGGTACTGCATGGGCGACAGGTCCTGCGCCTCGTCCAGCACCACGTGACCGAGGGAATGGGTGCGCGCGACGAGGTCGGTGGCCTCGTCGATGAGGACGGCGTCCGCGGCGGACCACTTGGCTGACTTCACGCTCCGCGCGGGCTTCGCCCACAGCACGGCCTTCTGCTCGTCATCGCTCAGCACGCCCTCCGCGTGCTCGGCGAGGAACCCGGCGTCCGACAGCAGCCGCAGCACGAGCTTCGTGGGCTCCACGGGCGGCCACACCGCCTTCACGGCCGCCTTCACCGCGGCGTTGCGGGCCACCGCGTCCTGCACGCGGTCGTCCGGCGCCTCGCCCGCCTGCTCCATGCGGACGAGCACGGCGTGCGCGATGCGCTGCGGCAGTGCGTCGCGCGCGGCGCCGTACCGGATGTCCCGCGCGAGCAACTCGCCGACGATCTCCTCCAGTTCGTACGCGGGAATCCGCCACCTGCGCGACCCGCGCACCACCACGACGGGCTCCGTGGGCAGGGTGACGTGCGACCGCACGGCGTTGCGCAGCACCTCCGCCATGCGGGCGTCGCCCTTGACGAGGGCGGCCGACGCGTCGTCCGTGCCGCGCACCTCCACGTGGGCGACGAGGTCGTCGACGGTGGCCTGCTTGACCTCCAGCTCGCCGAGGGCGGGCAGGACCTGCTCGATGTAGTGCAGGAAGGAGTCGTTCGGCCCGATGACGAGGGTGCCGGTGCGGGCGAGGCGCTCGCGGTGGGCGTACAGCAGGTAGGCGACCCGGTGCAGCCCGACGGCGGTCTTCCCGGTCCCGGGCCCCCCTTGCACGCACACGCTCCCGCCGAGCCCGCTCCGGACGATCTCGTCCTGCTCCGGCTGGATGGTGGCGACGATGTCCCGCATCGGGCCGACGCGCGGCCGCTCGATCTCCCGCTGCAGCAGCTCGCTGGTCCGCTCGGCCTCGCCCGGGTCGCTGAGGTGCTCGTCCTCGTACGCGGTGAGGTCGCCGCCCGTGTACCCGAAGCGGCGCCGCAGCGCGATGTCCATCGGGTCCTTCTTCGAGGCGCGGTAGAACGGCTGCGAGACGGGTGCGCGCCAGTCGATGACCATCGGGTCCCCGTCGGCGTCGTGCACGTGCCGCCGCCCGATGTAGAACTGCTCCCCCTCGGCGCCCTCGGCCTGCTCGGCGCCGGGCGCGTGCAGATAGTCGAGCCGTCCGAAGAACAGCGGGGTGTGCGCGAGATCGGCGAGCGACTTGATCCGCTCGTCGAGCTGCCGCGACAGGACGGCGGCGTTCACCCAGTTCGCGGTGACGTCACGGATGTCGAGGGCCTCGGCGTCCTCGCGCATGGCGCGCAGGGCGGAACGGGACGCGGCGAGATGACCGCGTTCTCTGGCCAGGGGCCCAGCGGGCTCGTGGGGGTCGTTCTGGGCATGCACGGGGTGCCTCCGGCGGTTCTGCTGCTGCTAGGGCGAGGTGGCCGACCGGTTTCCGTCCGGCCGACGGCGCTCCGCGGGGGGAGGCGGGAAGGGGGCATCTTAGGCGGGGCGCGGTTGCGGGGGCCAACGAATTCTTACGGGGGGCGGCGGGGGCGGCTCTCCGGGCGCAGGCCGGCCATGGCTGGTCGCGCAGTTCCCCGCGCCCCTGAAAAGAGGCCCGCGCGAGATCGTCCGGCGACCGAGGGCGGGGGTGGGCGTGCCGGGTGCGGGGGTGCGGGTGGGTTTGGGGGCGCGGGGAACCGCGCGAGCGGCCGGCACGGGCCGGTGCACGGGGTGCGGGGTGCACCACCCCGTGCTCGGTCAGTCGTCGGCCAGTTCGGCGACGCCTGTTACGCGGTGCAAGGGGTACGTGCGGACCTCGTCCGCCGTGTGGTCGTAGGCCGTGACGAAGCCGCCCTCCACCCGCACCGGAGCGATGACCCGCTGGCTCGCCGTGCCCTCCGCGTTCACGTACCCGATCCAGAGCGCCTCGCCCGTCAGCACCGCCGCCTGCATCGTGGCGAGGGTCTCCGCCGCCGTCGTACGCGGCAGACGGCCGTCCGACGGCGACGTCGGGGCCTCCTTGCGCGGCGCCGTCGACGCCAGGTCGCCCGCCCGGATCGCCCGCACCGCCGCGCCGATGAGCGTGGCGCCGGGCAGCGGCGGCCCGTCCGGCACCGGCTCGGGAGCCGAGCGCGGAGGCGTCCGGTGGGCGTGCGCGCGGGTGATCAGGACGTCGCCCTCCGCGCTCTCCGCGGCCGGCGCGAAACCCATCGCGCGCAGTCCGTCGAGGAGCGTGCCGGGGTCCGCCTGGGCGGCGAGCACGGTCGGCGCGAGGCGGCGCAGCCGCAGGCTCTGGGTGCGCTTGTCGGCGAGGATCTCGTTGAGGAGGGCCTCGTCGTCGCAGCGGACGTACGCGGACGCGGCCCCGATCCGCAGGTGGCCGTGTTTCCGCGCCACGTCGTCGATGAGATAGGCGAGGGGCTGCGGGACGGGCGTGCGGGAGTGTGCCGCCAGGAACGCGTGCAGGTCGGACGCGGACTGCCCGGCGTCGAGCGCACGGCGTACGGAACCCGGCGTGAAGCGGTAGACGGTGGCGCCGCCCTTCGACTCCACGTCGGCCAGGACGGCGAGGGCGTCGGCGAGCGGCCGCTCCAGCGGGCCGGGGGCCACGGCGGTGAGGTCGGCCTGGAGCAGGACGTGGTCGAGGGGCTCGGGGAGGAGCGGGGCGAGGAGCCGCGTGGCGTGGGCGGCGGCGAGGCTCTGCTCGACGGACGGGTCGGCGGACGCGCCCTCGGGGCCGGTGGAGGCGGATGCTCCGGAGGAGGCGGACAGCAGTGCTCGGCCGTGTGACGACAGCGCCCCGCGTCCCGTGACACCCAGCATCTCCGCCTCGTTCAGCGTCCACTGCGCGATGCGCGACCGCAGGTCCTGCGGGGTCGGCGAGTCGGACGGGTTCGCGGCGCCGTCCTGCGCGGGGCGGCCGCGCGATGCGGACGGGCGCTCCCAGCGGAGCCGGTTCTGGAGCGTCTCGGGGACGGGCGCCGTGCCCTCCGGCAGCGTGGCGGCGAGCGCGAGGACCCGGTGCCGTACCTCGGGGGCGGTCGAGCGGTCCAGGTGCGGGCCGAGCGCGGAGAGCGTGCGGTCCTTGCCGTCGCGGCCGCCCACGAGCCCCGCCGTCCGCGTCGCCGCGAGCCACGCCGTGGCCAGCGCCGACCAGCGTTCGGCGGCGGGCAGCTCCTGCCACTCGTCGTACGCGGGCGTCGCCGCGTACCGCTCGTCGGCCTCGCCGTCCGAGGCCAGCAGCCCGGCCGCGTACGCGAGTTCGACCCAGAACGCGGCGAGCGGCTCGGACGTGTCGAGGGCCACCGCGGTCCGTTTCAGGTCGCGCACGCTCAGCCCGCCCGCGCGCAGCACCGCGGGCCCGCCCTCGTCCCAGTCCTTGAGGAGCTCCTCGACGGTGGCGAGCGCGGTGTAGGCCTGTCCGGCGGCGGCCGCGTCCACAACCTGTGGACGGTATTCGCGGGCGACCTCGACGGTCGGCGGCACGGGCTCCGGGGTGCGGTGCGCGCGGCCCGCGCGCAGGTGCAGGGCCGCCTCGCGGGGCAGCACGACCGTGCCGGGCGCGGTCGGGAGGAGCAGGCCCCGGTCGAGGAGCCAGCGCAGGTGGCGGGCGGGGTCGGCGGTGACCTGGCCGTAGGGCGGGCCCCACACGAGCCGGGACAGCACCTCCACGGACTCCGCCGGCGCCTCGTCGAGCAGCGCCGACATCCGCGTACGGTCCGTGAACAGCGCGGTCAACGACTGTACGGCGGACACCGGGTCGTGGGTCGTCGGCAGTCCTGCCGCCGTGACGATGTCCTGGACCCGGGTCGGCGACATCCCGGCGGTGGCCTCGGCGACGGTGGGGCCGAGACCGGTCGGGGAGGGGTGCTGCGGCGCCGGGGCGAGGAGCTCGCGGGCGGTGCGCACGAGCCGCAGCCGGTCGTCGGGCCCCCACACGAGGGCCTGCGCGTGGAGGGTGGCGAGGGCGCGCGGCAGGGCGGCCTCGACGGCGGCGTCGCCGTCGTCCCCCGCGAGCAGGCGGCGCACCTCCTCGTACGAGGCGGGATCGGGCGCCACGGCGAGCACCTCGGCGACCTGCTGCGCGAACCGGTCGAGCCGCTCCAGCGCACGCACCACGGAGGCGCGGGTCCCCGCGCGGGTGGCGAGCTGCGTGAGGTCGTTCGGCACGGGGTTCAGGAGATCGGGCCGGGCGCGCAGCAGGCCGGCGAGCGCGTCGTCGTCCCGCGACCTGAGCGCTTCGGCGAGAGACCGCGGCACGTCCGCCGCACGCGGCGGTGCGGTGACGCTCGCGTCGGCGTTGTCCGTGTACTGCGGCTCGGTGCTCATCCGGTTCACGGTAGCGGGTCGAGCCGCATCCCTGGTGTGCTGTCGCCCTTGCGGGACCGCCTGCGCCCGCCTACCGCTCCCGCCCGTCCAGCGGCCCGAACACCGCGAGCGCGTCCGTGTCGCTGTCGCGGGCCCGCAAGTAGTGGTCCGCCCAGTCCGCGACGTCGGGGTAGCCGCACTCCCGGGTCAGGCGGGCCACGGCGGCGTCGATGTCGTACGGCGTGGTGCGCAGCTCGATGCCGGGGCCGAGGAGGGCCCAGTGGGCGCCCGGGCGGCCGTAGGGCATGCCGACGCTGCCGGGGTTGACGGCCGTGCGGCCGTGGGCGAGGCGGACGAACGGCATGTGGGTGTGGCCGCAGACCACCGTGCGCACGGCGGGGTCGACGCCGTCGAGGACCTCCGCCCACCGTTCGGGGCGGGAGTCGACCAGGACGATCTCCTCGTCGTCGCGGGGCGTGGCGTGGCAGAAGAGGACGTCGCCGAGGCCCGTGAGCGTGAGGCGCGCCGACCGCGGGAGCCGCTCCAGGAGGTCCAGGTGGTCCGTGCGGAGTTGGTCCGCCGCCCAGGGGCCGATGGGGTCGGGGATGGTGTCGCGGTGGCCGCGGCGGTATTCGAGCAGCTCACGGTCGGCGTTGCCGCTGATCGGGACGGCGCGGTCGCCGAGCTCGGCCAGCAGGTCGAGTACCTCGGCGGGCTGTGGGCCCGCTGTGATGTCGCCGGTCAGCACCACCCGGTCCGCCGCGCGCACCTCCGGCTCCGCGAGGACGGCTTCGAGGGCGGGCAGGACGCCGTGGATGTCGGAGAGAACGGCCACTCGGGTCAGCATGATCACCAATGTGGGGCGGCGGCCGCGCCCCGGTACAGCCGCTTTCGCCCCCCGCGTACCGCCCGCGTACCGCCGCCGGTGCGGCACACTGGACGTTTGGCCTACGGAAAGGGCGCTCGCGTGAACGGTCCCCTCATCGTCCAGTCGGACAAGACCCTCCTGCTCGAGGTCGACCACGAGCAGGCGGAGGCCTGCCGTCGTGCCATCGCGCCCTTCGCGGAGCTGGAGCGGGCGCCCGAGCACATCCACACCTACCGGGTCACCCCGCTCGGGCTGTGGAACGCGCGGGCCGCCGGGCACGACGCGGAGCAGGTCGTGGACGCGCTCGTGGAGTTCTCGCGGTACCCCGTGCCGCACGCGCTGCTCGTCGACGTCGCCGAGACGATGGCGCGGTACGGACGCCTCACGCTCTCCAAGCACCCCACCCACGGACTCGTCCTCACCACCACCGACCGGCCGGTGCTCGAAGAGATCCTGCGGTCGAAGAAGGTGCAGCCGCTCGTCGGCGCGCGCCTCGACCCGGACACCGTGGCCGTCCACCCCTCCGAGCGCGGCCAGATCAAGCAGACGCTGCTGAAGCTGGGCTGGCCCGCCGAGGACCTCGCCGGATACGTCGACGGCGAGGCGCACAAGATCGACCTGGACGAGGCGGGCTGGTCGCTGCGGCCCTACCAGCAGCAGGCCGTCGAGGGGTTCTGGCACGGCGGCAGCGGCGTCGTCGTCCTGCCCTGCGGGGCCGGGAAGACCCTGGTCGGCGCGGGGGCCATGGCGCAGGCCAAGGCCACCACGCTCATCCTCGTCACCAACACGGTCTCCGCCCGCCAGTGGAAGCACGAGCTGGTGAAGCGGACCTCCCTGACGGAGGACGAGATCGGTGAGTACAGCGGGACGCGCAAGGAGATCCGGCCCGTCACGATCGCCACGTACCAGGTGCTGACGACCAAGCGGAAGGGCATCTACCCGCACCTCGAACTCTTCGACTCGCGCGACTGGGGCCTCGTGATCTACGACGAGGTGCACCTGCTGCCCGCGCCCGTCTTCAAGTTCACCGCCGATCTGCAGGCCCGCCGCCGTCTCGGGCTCACGGCGACCCTCGTACGCGAGGACGGGCGCGAGTCCGACGTCTTCTCCCTCATCGGGCCCAAGCGGTTCGACGCCCCGTGGAAGGAGATCGAGGCGCAGGGCTACATCGCGCCCGCCGACTGCGTCGAGGTGCGGGTCAACCTCACCGACAGCGAGCGGCTCGCGTACGCCACCGCGGAGGCCGAGGAGAAGTACCGCTTCTGCGCCACCACGGCGACGAAGCGGAAGGTGACGGAGGCGCTGGTCAAGAAGCACGCGGGCGAGCAGACGCTGGTCATCGGGCAGTACATCGACCAGCTCGACGAGCTCGGCGAACACCTGGACGCGCCCGTCATCAAGGGCGAGACGACCAACGCGCAGCGAGAGAAGCTCTTCGACGCGTTCCGCGAGGGCGAGATCTCCGTCCTCGTCGTCTCCAAGGTCGCCAACTTCTCCATCGACCTGCCCGAGGCGACGGTCGCCATCCAGGTGTCCGGCACGTTCGGGTCGCG
The window above is part of the Streptomyces venezuelae genome. Proteins encoded here:
- a CDS encoding HelD family protein translates to MHAQNDPHEPAGPLARERGHLAASRSALRAMREDAEALDIRDVTANWVNAAVLSRQLDERIKSLADLAHTPLFFGRLDYLHAPGAEQAEGAEGEQFYIGRRHVHDADGDPMVIDWRAPVSQPFYRASKKDPMDIALRRRFGYTGGDLTAYEDEHLSDPGEAERTSELLQREIERPRVGPMRDIVATIQPEQDEIVRSGLGGSVCVQGGPGTGKTAVGLHRVAYLLYAHRERLARTGTLVIGPNDSFLHYIEQVLPALGELEVKQATVDDLVAHVEVRGTDDASAALVKGDARMAEVLRNAVRSHVTLPTEPVVVVRGSRRWRIPAYELEEIVGELLARDIRYGAARDALPQRIAHAVLVRMEQAGEAPDDRVQDAVARNAAVKAAVKAVWPPVEPTKLVLRLLSDAGFLAEHAEGVLSDDEQKAVLWAKPARSVKSAKWSAADAVLIDEATDLVARTHSLGHVVLDEAQDLSPMQYRAVGRRCTTGSATVLGDLAQGTTPWATRSWDEALAHLGKESAVVEELTAGFRVPREVIAYASRLLPDIAPGLTAVDSVRESPGSLAVRRVASTTDDTADDAAEALDAGCLDACAESLRQEGSVGLIAADARVPALADALTAAGMPYLDPGQETTPDTRLTLVPASLAKGLEYDYVVLDEPSAVVAGEPDERTGLRRLYVALTRAVSGLIVVHAADLPVQLG
- a CDS encoding helicase-associated domain-containing protein gives rise to the protein MSTEPQYTDNADASVTAPPRAADVPRSLAEALRSRDDDALAGLLRARPDLLNPVPNDLTQLATRAGTRASVVRALERLDRFAQQVAEVLAVAPDPASYEEVRRLLAGDDGDAAVEAALPRALATLHAQALVWGPDDRLRLVRTARELLAPAPQHPSPTGLGPTVAEATAGMSPTRVQDIVTAAGLPTTHDPVSAVQSLTALFTDRTRMSALLDEAPAESVEVLSRLVWGPPYGQVTADPARHLRWLLDRGLLLPTAPGTVVLPREAALHLRAGRAHRTPEPVPPTVEVAREYRPQVVDAAAAGQAYTALATVEELLKDWDEGGPAVLRAGGLSVRDLKRTAVALDTSEPLAAFWVELAYAAGLLASDGEADERYAATPAYDEWQELPAAERWSALATAWLAATRTAGLVGGRDGKDRTLSALGPHLDRSTAPEVRHRVLALAATLPEGTAPVPETLQNRLRWERPSASRGRPAQDGAANPSDSPTPQDLRSRIAQWTLNEAEMLGVTGRGALSSHGRALLSASSGASASTGPEGASADPSVEQSLAAAHATRLLAPLLPEPLDHVLLQADLTAVAPGPLERPLADALAVLADVESKGGATVYRFTPGSVRRALDAGQSASDLHAFLAAHSRTPVPQPLAYLIDDVARKHGHLRIGAASAYVRCDDEALLNEILADKRTQSLRLRRLAPTVLAAQADPGTLLDGLRAMGFAPAAESAEGDVLITRAHAHRTPPRSAPEPVPDGPPLPGATLIGAAVRAIRAGDLASTAPRKEAPTSPSDGRLPRTTAAETLATMQAAVLTGEALWIGYVNAEGTASQRVIAPVRVEGGFVTAYDHTADEVRTYPLHRVTGVAELADD
- a CDS encoding metallophosphoesterase family protein; the encoded protein is MLTRVAVLSDIHGVLPALEAVLAEPEVRAADRVVLTGDITAGPQPAEVLDLLAELGDRAVPISGNADRELLEYRRGHRDTIPDPIGPWAADQLRTDHLDLLERLPRSARLTLTGLGDVLFCHATPRDDEEIVLVDSRPERWAEVLDGVDPAVRTVVCGHTHMPFVRLAHGRTAVNPGSVGMPYGRPGAHWALLGPGIELRTTPYDIDAAVARLTRECGYPDVADWADHYLRARDSDTDALAVFGPLDGRER
- a CDS encoding DNA repair helicase XPB — translated: MNGPLIVQSDKTLLLEVDHEQAEACRRAIAPFAELERAPEHIHTYRVTPLGLWNARAAGHDAEQVVDALVEFSRYPVPHALLVDVAETMARYGRLTLSKHPTHGLVLTTTDRPVLEEILRSKKVQPLVGARLDPDTVAVHPSERGQIKQTLLKLGWPAEDLAGYVDGEAHKIDLDEAGWSLRPYQQQAVEGFWHGGSGVVVLPCGAGKTLVGAGAMAQAKATTLILVTNTVSARQWKHELVKRTSLTEDEIGEYSGTRKEIRPVTIATYQVLTTKRKGIYPHLELFDSRDWGLVIYDEVHLLPAPVFKFTADLQARRRLGLTATLVREDGRESDVFSLIGPKRFDAPWKEIEAQGYIAPADCVEVRVNLTDSERLAYATAEAEEKYRFCATTATKRKVTEALVKKHAGEQTLVIGQYIDQLDELGEHLDAPVIKGETTNAQREKLFDAFREGEISVLVVSKVANFSIDLPEATVAIQVSGTFGSRQEEAQRLGRVLRPKADGHEARFYSVVARDTIDQDFAAHRQRFLAEQGYAYRIVDADELLAG